One region of Triticum aestivum cultivar Chinese Spring chromosome 6B, IWGSC CS RefSeq v2.1, whole genome shotgun sequence genomic DNA includes:
- the LOC123134942 gene encoding CRIB domain-containing protein RIC7 isoform X2, with protein sequence MKGLLKGLRYISQIFDPKEPEIQIGAPTDVKHVAHIGWDNNSVANPAWMNEFKSQPGASGSGGLEGAGAGAGAEQPGGGGGGGGGGAPKAEQSEAKPRRTRGKGSGSGEGKREGRRTAKAEASAEGGEGEAAAPKPRRRKPKTSGGGSGSGSRSKPASGGAASESSAAEAEDG encoded by the exons atgaaGGGCCTTCTCAAGGGCCTCCGATACATCTCGCAAATATTCG ATCCCAAGGAGCCGGAGATCCAGATCGGGGCGCCGACGGACGTGAAGCACGTCGCGCACATCGGCTGGGACAACAACTCCGTCGCCAACCCCGCCTGG ATGAACGAGTTCAAGTCGCAGCCGGGAGCGTCCGGGAGCGGCGGGCTGGAAggcgcgggggcgggggcgggggcggagcagcccggaggaggaggaggaggaggagggggaggggcgcccaAGGCGGAGCAGTCGGAGGCGAAGCCTCGACGGACGAGAGGGAAGGGGTCGGGGAGCGGCGAGGGGAAGCGGGAAGGGCGGCGGACGGCGAAGGCGGAGGCCTCGGCGGAGGGCGgagagggggaggcggcggcgccgaaGCCGCGGCGGAGGAAGCCCAAGACGTCCGGGGGCGGCTCGGGGTCGGGGAGCCGGTCCAAGCCGGCATCGGGGGGTGCCGCGTCGGAGTCGTCCGCCGCGGAGGCGGAAGACGGGTGA
- the LOC123134942 gene encoding CRIB domain-containing protein RIC7 isoform X1: MKGLLKGLRYISQIFVADPKEPEIQIGAPTDVKHVAHIGWDNNSVANPAWMNEFKSQPGASGSGGLEGAGAGAGAEQPGGGGGGGGGGAPKAEQSEAKPRRTRGKGSGSGEGKREGRRTAKAEASAEGGEGEAAAPKPRRRKPKTSGGGSGSGSRSKPASGGAASESSAAEAEDG; this comes from the exons atgaaGGGCCTTCTCAAGGGCCTCCGATACATCTCGCAAATATTCG TTGCAGATCCCAAGGAGCCGGAGATCCAGATCGGGGCGCCGACGGACGTGAAGCACGTCGCGCACATCGGCTGGGACAACAACTCCGTCGCCAACCCCGCCTGG ATGAACGAGTTCAAGTCGCAGCCGGGAGCGTCCGGGAGCGGCGGGCTGGAAggcgcgggggcgggggcgggggcggagcagcccggaggaggaggaggaggaggagggggaggggcgcccaAGGCGGAGCAGTCGGAGGCGAAGCCTCGACGGACGAGAGGGAAGGGGTCGGGGAGCGGCGAGGGGAAGCGGGAAGGGCGGCGGACGGCGAAGGCGGAGGCCTCGGCGGAGGGCGgagagggggaggcggcggcgccgaaGCCGCGGCGGAGGAAGCCCAAGACGTCCGGGGGCGGCTCGGGGTCGGGGAGCCGGTCCAAGCCGGCATCGGGGGGTGCCGCGTCGGAGTCGTCCGCCGCGGAGGCGGAAGACGGGTGA